A part of Streptomyces sp. NBC_01451 genomic DNA contains:
- a CDS encoding GNAT family N-acetyltransferase yields MSNIAVTTWSLEQTAPTDLLPAAGPDGDVVVVRAEVPSPEFSRFLYASVGGDIRWTDRLAWTYARWQEYLERPGVETWVAYDRGTPAGYVEFEPQDDGAVEIVYFGLIPAFRGRRIGGHLLSYGAARAWDLGERWPGLTPTKRVWLHTCSKDGEHAMDNYLRRGFALFDTRVEEEAEVSAPGPWPGAHRI; encoded by the coding sequence ATGAGCAACATCGCCGTGACCACCTGGTCCCTGGAACAGACCGCGCCGACCGACCTGCTGCCCGCAGCCGGGCCCGACGGGGACGTCGTCGTCGTCCGCGCCGAAGTACCCTCCCCCGAGTTCAGCCGCTTCCTGTACGCCTCCGTCGGCGGCGACATCCGCTGGACCGACCGGCTGGCCTGGACATACGCCCGCTGGCAGGAGTATCTGGAGCGCCCGGGCGTGGAAACCTGGGTCGCCTACGACCGGGGCACCCCGGCCGGGTACGTGGAGTTCGAGCCCCAGGACGACGGGGCCGTGGAGATCGTCTACTTCGGGCTGATCCCCGCCTTCCGGGGCCGCCGGATCGGCGGGCACCTGCTGTCGTACGGGGCCGCCCGGGCCTGGGACCTCGGAGAACGGTGGCCGGGGCTGACGCCGACGAAGCGGGTCTGGCTGCATACATGCAGCAAGGACGGGGAGCACGCGATGGACAACTATCTGCGTCGCGGCTTCGCCCTCTTCGACACCAGGGTCGAGGAGGAGGCGGAGGTCTCCGCACCCGGCCCCTGGCCGGGGGCGCACCGTATCTGA
- a CDS encoding acyl-CoA dehydrogenase family protein: MAASTHSVTNQVPPLVGYDVFTADKALVAAVERHLDPGLLDEARDDLSGLGRSAGSAQVQEWGALANENPPKLRTHDRYGNRIDEVEFHPAWHRLLGKGVSAGLTAAWTRPGGHVRRAAGFVVWSQAEAGHGCPLSMTHAAVPALRTDPALAAEWEPRLTSTVYEEGLGPADRKAGVLFGMGMTEKQGGSDVRANTTVARPLAEDGTYELTGHKWFCSAPMSDGFLVLAQAPGGVTCFLLPRVLADGTRNEFRIQRLKDKLGNRSNASAEVEFDGTWVRRVGDEGRGVRTIIEMVSATRLDCVLGAAALMRQAVAQAVHHCTYREAFGGKLVDKPLMRNVLADLALESEAATTLALRLAAAHDDGGEQERAFLRLALPAAKYWVTKRCTPLVTEASECLGGNGYVEESGMPRLLRESPLNSIWEGAGNVQTLDVLRAIQREPAALNAFLQEVGKARGADHRLDGAIKDLLTELADLDGIEGRARRLVERIALVLQGSLLVRFAPPETADAFCASRLGGDWGNAFGTLPHTLDLASVVERARPVA, encoded by the coding sequence ATGGCAGCCAGCACCCACAGCGTGACCAACCAGGTGCCGCCCCTGGTCGGATATGACGTGTTCACCGCCGACAAGGCGCTGGTCGCGGCCGTCGAGCGGCATCTGGACCCCGGGCTTCTGGACGAAGCCCGGGACGACCTCTCCGGGCTGGGCCGGTCCGCCGGTTCCGCGCAGGTGCAGGAGTGGGGAGCACTCGCCAACGAGAACCCCCCGAAGCTGCGGACGCACGACCGGTACGGCAACCGGATCGACGAGGTGGAGTTCCATCCGGCCTGGCACCGGCTCCTCGGCAAGGGTGTCTCGGCCGGGCTGACGGCGGCCTGGACCCGGCCGGGCGGGCATGTGCGGCGGGCCGCGGGGTTCGTGGTGTGGTCGCAGGCCGAGGCGGGCCACGGCTGCCCGCTGTCGATGACCCACGCGGCGGTGCCCGCGCTGCGCACCGACCCGGCGCTGGCCGCCGAGTGGGAGCCCCGGCTGACGTCCACCGTCTACGAGGAGGGGCTCGGGCCGGCGGACCGCAAGGCCGGCGTGCTCTTCGGGATGGGCATGACGGAGAAACAGGGCGGCAGCGACGTACGGGCCAACACGACCGTCGCGAGGCCGCTCGCGGAGGACGGGACGTACGAGCTGACGGGCCACAAGTGGTTCTGCTCGGCGCCCATGTCGGACGGCTTCCTGGTGCTGGCGCAGGCCCCCGGCGGGGTGACCTGCTTCCTGCTGCCGCGCGTGCTGGCGGACGGCACGCGCAACGAGTTCCGGATCCAGCGGCTCAAGGACAAGCTGGGCAACCGGTCCAACGCCTCCGCCGAGGTCGAGTTCGACGGGACGTGGGTGCGCCGGGTCGGGGACGAGGGGCGCGGGGTGCGCACCATCATCGAGATGGTCTCGGCGACCCGGCTCGACTGTGTGCTCGGTGCCGCCGCGCTGATGCGGCAGGCGGTCGCCCAGGCGGTACACCACTGCACGTACCGCGAGGCCTTCGGCGGGAAGCTCGTCGACAAGCCGCTGATGCGCAACGTGCTGGCCGATCTGGCCCTGGAGTCGGAGGCGGCGACGACGCTCGCGCTGCGGCTCGCCGCCGCCCATGACGACGGCGGCGAGCAGGAACGGGCGTTCCTGCGGCTCGCGTTGCCGGCCGCCAAGTACTGGGTGACCAAGCGCTGCACCCCGCTGGTGACGGAGGCGTCCGAGTGCCTGGGCGGCAACGGCTATGTCGAGGAGTCGGGCATGCCCCGGCTGCTGCGCGAGTCGCCGCTCAACTCGATCTGGGAGGGCGCCGGGAACGTGCAGACGCTGGATGTGCTGCGGGCGATCCAGCGGGAGCCCGCCGCGCTCAACGCGTTCCTCCAGGAGGTCGGGAAGGCGCGCGGAGCGGACCACCGGCTGGACGGCGCCATCAAGGACCTGCTGACCGAACTCGCCGACCTGGACGGCATCGAGGGCCGGGCGCGGCGGCTGGTCGAGCGGATCGCGCTGGTGCTCCAGGGCTCGCTGCTGGTCCGGTTCGCGCCCCCGGAGACCGCCGACGCGTTCTGCGCCTCACGTCTGGGCGGCGACTGGGGCAACGCCTTCGGCACCCTCCCGCACACCCTGGATCTGGCGTCGGTCGTGGAGCGGGCCCGGCCGGTCGCCTAG
- the sbnA gene encoding 2,3-diaminopropionate biosynthesis protein SbnA, translating into MPVISQPSDFNEDELYVDLRATVGLPLFLKCEGFNFAGSIKMKAAYEMVTAAERDGRLRPGSVLVESSSGNLGVALSVLAAGRGYRFLCVTDSRCNAQAIRTMEALGSRVHVIDRPDLHGGFLGARIGYVRALCASDERYVWLNQYTNQGNWRAHYRTTAPAIARRFPGLDVLFVGAGTTGTLMGCARWFWQWNRRVRIVAVDAVGSVTFGGPPGPRMIPGLGTSVRPPLLDESYLDEVIHVEEPDAVRVCRRLASRGFLFGGSTGTVISGATQWLARHDGRDLTAVAIAPDLGERYLDTVYHPGWLEALQGEQAAGQNLASLASDELAALSRPA; encoded by the coding sequence ATGCCAGTCATTTCGCAGCCGTCGGACTTCAACGAGGATGAGCTCTACGTCGACCTCCGGGCCACCGTGGGCCTCCCCCTCTTCCTGAAGTGCGAGGGCTTCAACTTCGCCGGTTCGATCAAGATGAAGGCCGCCTACGAGATGGTGACGGCCGCCGAACGGGACGGCAGGCTACGGCCGGGATCCGTGCTCGTGGAGTCCTCGTCGGGCAACCTGGGCGTCGCGCTCAGTGTGCTCGCGGCGGGCCGGGGCTACCGGTTCCTGTGCGTGACCGACTCGCGCTGCAACGCGCAGGCGATCCGCACGATGGAGGCGCTGGGCAGCCGGGTGCACGTCATCGACCGGCCCGACCTGCACGGCGGTTTCCTGGGCGCCCGGATCGGGTACGTCCGCGCGCTGTGCGCCTCCGACGAGCGGTATGTCTGGCTCAACCAGTACACCAACCAGGGGAATTGGCGGGCGCACTACCGTACGACGGCACCTGCCATCGCCCGCCGGTTCCCGGGCCTCGACGTCCTGTTCGTCGGCGCCGGCACCACCGGCACGCTGATGGGCTGCGCGCGCTGGTTCTGGCAGTGGAACCGGCGGGTGCGGATCGTCGCCGTGGACGCCGTCGGCTCGGTCACCTTCGGCGGTCCGCCCGGACCCCGGATGATCCCGGGCCTGGGCACGAGCGTACGGCCGCCGCTGCTCGACGAGTCGTACCTCGACGAGGTGATCCACGTCGAGGAACCGGACGCGGTGCGCGTCTGCCGCCGGCTGGCCTCCCGGGGCTTCCTGTTCGGCGGGTCCACGGGCACGGTGATCAGCGGGGCGACCCAGTGGCTGGCGCGGCACGACGGCCGCGACCTCACGGCGGTGGCGATCGCGCCGGATCTCGGCGAGCGCTACCTCGACACCGTGTACCACCCCGGCTGGCTGGAGGCCCTCCAGGGCGAGCAGGCCGCCGGCCAGAACCTGGCGTCCCTGGCCTCCGACGAACTGGCGGCACTCTCCCGGCCGGCCTGA
- a CDS encoding TauD/TfdA family dioxygenase — protein sequence MTLSSASSTSTPLSRAALPGIELVPGRPPTLRTPPVTDPAEWAGAHRDALRAAVAEHGSLLVRGLGLHEPVGTGAVLRRLADGLMGDQEAFAPRRRYADGVYSSSKWPPNQPMCMHHELSYALDFPGLLMFACLEAPAEGGATGVADSAAVLDALPTELVQRFEREGWLLTRTFNDEIGATVAEAFGTSDRASVERYCRAHAIEFVWELDGSLRTRQRRGAVLRHPVTGHRCWFNQIAFLNEWTMDPEVHEYLVDVYGADGLPFNTRYGNGDPIGEDVVQTLNEVYAAHTVREPWRGGDLLLVDNIRTAHSREPFEGPREVLAALADPVRRTDSADSTGSTGSTGSTGSTEGTAS from the coding sequence ATGACACTCTCGTCCGCCTCATCGACGTCAACCCCACTGTCCCGGGCCGCACTTCCCGGCATCGAGCTGGTACCCGGCCGACCGCCGACCCTGCGCACCCCGCCCGTCACCGACCCCGCGGAGTGGGCGGGCGCCCACCGGGACGCGCTGCGGGCGGCCGTCGCGGAGCACGGCTCGCTGCTGGTGCGCGGCCTCGGCCTGCACGAGCCGGTCGGCACCGGCGCCGTCCTGCGGCGGCTGGCCGACGGCCTGATGGGCGACCAGGAGGCCTTCGCGCCCCGGCGGCGGTACGCCGACGGCGTGTACTCGTCCTCCAAGTGGCCGCCGAACCAGCCGATGTGCATGCACCACGAGCTGAGCTACGCGCTGGACTTCCCCGGCCTGCTGATGTTCGCGTGTCTGGAGGCGCCCGCCGAGGGCGGCGCCACCGGGGTGGCCGACTCGGCGGCCGTGCTCGACGCGCTGCCCACCGAACTCGTCCAGCGCTTCGAGCGGGAGGGCTGGTTGCTCACCCGGACGTTCAACGACGAGATAGGCGCGACGGTCGCCGAGGCCTTCGGCACCTCCGACCGGGCCTCGGTCGAGCGGTACTGCCGGGCCCACGCCATCGAGTTCGTCTGGGAGCTGGACGGCTCCCTGCGCACCCGCCAGCGCCGCGGTGCCGTGCTGCGCCACCCGGTCACCGGCCACCGCTGCTGGTTCAACCAGATCGCGTTCCTCAACGAGTGGACGATGGACCCGGAGGTCCACGAGTACCTGGTCGACGTGTACGGCGCCGACGGTCTCCCCTTCAACACCCGCTACGGCAACGGCGATCCGATCGGCGAGGACGTCGTCCAGACCCTCAACGAGGTGTACGCGGCGCACACGGTGCGCGAGCCGTGGCGCGGCGGCGATCTGCTGCTCGTCGACAACATCCGTACGGCGCACAGCCGGGAGCCCTTCGAGGGGCCGCGCGAGGTCCTCGCCGCCCTCGCCGACCCGGTCCGCCGCACCGACTCCGCCGACTCCACCGGCTCCACCGGCTCCACCGGCTCCACCGGCTCCACCGAAGGGACAGCCTCATGA
- a CDS encoding GAF domain-containing protein has product MDVTRLAARDAAQAARVLSDVRAARLTGQRPLQAPRAVIGQSWDRMLRSGVDPDHGVRTGLLTHEDLERRRETSRLRHVLPVLRQGLLSVADAAQHIMLVADEDGRVLWREGSTPVLRRADRFGIEPGADWAEEVVGTNGVGTPVVARRPVQVFASEHFVRSLATWTCTGAPILDPRDGRLIGVVDVSGPLETVHPATLAWVDSVAKLAEARLRERHHQSLERLRAVAAPVLARLGGRALVVDRDGWTAAVTGLPYTNRVALPKSLSPGSSWLPVLGLCAVEPLAGGWLIRVAAEPEPRGASRIVLDLRGPRRCSVAVSGPAGSWTHELSPRHAELLYLLALHPTGRSAAALADDLFGDPVRTVTVRAEMSRIRRYLGAFLDHRPYRFSEDAEVTVLLPDDLRDLLPHSTAASVAQARGAVPAGRPAGDAR; this is encoded by the coding sequence ATGGACGTCACACGACTCGCCGCCCGGGACGCGGCGCAGGCGGCGCGGGTGCTCAGTGACGTACGCGCGGCCCGCCTCACCGGGCAGCGACCGCTCCAGGCGCCCCGCGCGGTGATCGGCCAGTCCTGGGACCGCATGCTGCGCAGCGGCGTCGACCCCGACCACGGCGTCCGGACGGGGCTGCTGACCCACGAGGATCTGGAGCGGAGGCGCGAGACCTCCCGGCTGCGGCATGTCCTCCCGGTGCTGCGGCAGGGGCTGTTGTCGGTGGCGGACGCCGCCCAGCACATCATGCTCGTCGCGGACGAGGACGGCCGGGTGCTGTGGCGCGAGGGCAGTACGCCCGTGCTGCGCAGGGCCGACCGGTTCGGGATCGAGCCCGGCGCCGACTGGGCCGAGGAGGTCGTCGGCACCAACGGCGTGGGCACCCCGGTGGTCGCCCGGCGCCCCGTGCAGGTCTTCGCCTCCGAGCACTTCGTCCGGTCGCTCGCCACCTGGACGTGCACCGGCGCCCCCATCCTGGACCCCCGTGACGGCAGGCTGATCGGCGTGGTGGATGTCAGCGGACCGCTGGAGACCGTGCACCCCGCCACGCTCGCCTGGGTCGACTCGGTCGCCAAGCTCGCCGAGGCGCGGCTGCGGGAGCGGCACCACCAGTCGCTGGAGCGGCTGCGCGCGGTGGCGGCGCCGGTGCTGGCGCGGCTCGGCGGGCGGGCCCTGGTGGTGGACCGGGACGGCTGGACGGCCGCGGTCACCGGCCTGCCGTACACGAATCGTGTGGCCCTGCCCAAGTCGTTGTCGCCGGGCAGCAGTTGGCTGCCGGTGCTGGGACTGTGCGCGGTGGAGCCGCTGGCCGGCGGCTGGCTGATCCGCGTCGCCGCCGAGCCGGAGCCGCGCGGCGCCTCGCGGATCGTCCTGGACCTGCGCGGACCGCGCCGCTGTTCGGTGGCGGTGTCGGGCCCCGCGGGATCCTGGACCCACGAACTGAGTCCCCGGCACGCCGAGTTGCTCTACCTCCTGGCCCTGCACCCCACCGGCCGCAGCGCGGCGGCCCTGGCCGACGACTTGTTCGGGGACCCGGTCCGCACGGTGACCGTGCGCGCGGAGATGTCGCGGATACGGCGGTATCTCGGGGCGTTCCTCGACCACCGCCCGTACCGCTTCAGCGAGGACGCGGAGGTGACCGTCCTCCTCCCGGACGACCTCCGCGATCTGCTGCCCCACTCGACGGCGGCGTCCGTGGCGCAGGCGCGGGGCGCGGTGCCCGCGGGACGGCCGGCGGGAGACGCACGGTGA
- a CDS encoding putative leader peptide — MSGTGIALVSRRHVDLGRMSSAICPAS; from the coding sequence ATGTCTGGAACTGGGATTGCCTTGGTGAGTCGGCGGCACGTCGACCTCGGCCGCATGTCCAGCGCCATCTGTCCGGCGAGCTGA
- a CDS encoding amino acid adenylation domain-containing protein — translation MNTIPRWIPGPVPGENPRRPRHSVYAEYEVPLDASLLRSASFESALLAAHAKVLAVLSGEREVTTGYVAVKGGRPVPRRMLVGPGSWRELLAMTDLADEVGEADEPPYETVLDPHGGEPADDGADSIVLHLSVGGRTLRLRHRTDVLDTGAAARIAGYHLTALSLMAADPDADHESQSLLSGDELAFQLDGLAGPHRELPDRRVHELFEERVRQHPDAVAAVQGGTEWTYRELNSRANQLGRALLARGLAPEGVVAVVTERNLDWMAAVLGVLKAGGVYLPVEPHFPAGRIAATLSRAECAFVVTEHGSTTTLDGTGTDVPRLYVDEIGAEGHADHDLGVSVGADRLAYIYFTSGSTGEPKGAMCEHAGFVNHVLAKLEDLGVGEGQVVAQTAPQCFDISLWQLVSALLVGGRTLLVAQDVILDVPRFVDTVVDGGVNVLQIVPSYLEAVLAELEQRPRELPDLHCVSVTGEAVKRELVQRWFAAQPGIKVANAYGLTETSDDTNHEVMDRVPDGPRVPLGRPVRNVRVYVVDEHLAPVPLGAPGEIVFSGVCVGRGYVNDPERTAAAFTLDPYRPGERLYRSGDHGRWLPDGRLEFLGRRDTQVKLRGFRIEIGEIENALLRVPGVRDGAVVVVRGARLAAFCTGAELVGVQERLAQALPAYMVPAAVHWRERLPLTANGKTDRRTLTALAEELESAEDRAVEGVRGPETAGERRLAAAWAEVLGVPADRIGRLDHFFDRGGTSLSAVRLAIALNRAITLKDVIRHPVLADLAELLDAPAATA, via the coding sequence ATGAACACGATCCCACGCTGGATACCCGGCCCGGTGCCGGGCGAGAACCCGCGGCGCCCGCGCCACTCGGTGTACGCCGAGTACGAAGTCCCCTTGGACGCCAGTCTGTTGAGGTCGGCCTCGTTCGAGTCCGCGCTGCTCGCCGCGCACGCCAAGGTCCTTGCCGTGCTCTCCGGTGAACGGGAGGTCACCACCGGGTACGTGGCGGTGAAGGGCGGACGGCCCGTGCCCCGCCGGATGCTGGTCGGCCCCGGTTCCTGGCGGGAACTGCTGGCGATGACGGACCTCGCCGACGAGGTGGGCGAGGCCGACGAGCCGCCGTACGAGACCGTGCTCGACCCGCACGGCGGCGAGCCGGCCGACGACGGCGCCGACAGCATCGTGCTGCACCTGAGCGTCGGCGGGCGCACCCTGCGCCTGCGCCACCGCACCGACGTCCTCGACACCGGCGCGGCTGCCCGGATCGCCGGCTACCACCTGACCGCGCTCTCCCTGATGGCCGCCGACCCGGACGCCGACCACGAATCGCAGAGCCTGCTGTCGGGAGACGAACTCGCCTTCCAACTGGACGGGTTGGCGGGCCCGCACCGTGAACTCCCGGACCGCCGGGTGCACGAGCTGTTCGAGGAGCGGGTACGGCAGCACCCGGACGCGGTCGCGGCCGTGCAGGGCGGCACGGAGTGGACCTACCGGGAGCTCAACTCCCGGGCGAACCAGCTCGGTCGGGCGCTGCTGGCCCGCGGCCTGGCCCCTGAGGGTGTCGTCGCCGTGGTCACCGAGCGCAACCTCGACTGGATGGCCGCCGTGCTCGGGGTGCTCAAGGCGGGCGGTGTCTATCTGCCGGTCGAGCCGCACTTCCCGGCCGGGCGCATCGCCGCCACCCTCAGCCGCGCCGAGTGCGCGTTCGTCGTCACGGAACACGGCAGCACCACCACGCTGGACGGGACGGGGACCGACGTACCACGGCTGTATGTCGACGAGATCGGGGCGGAGGGGCACGCGGACCACGACCTGGGGGTGAGTGTCGGCGCGGACCGACTGGCCTACATCTACTTCACGTCCGGGTCGACCGGCGAGCCCAAGGGCGCGATGTGCGAGCACGCGGGCTTCGTCAACCACGTCCTCGCCAAGCTGGAGGATCTGGGCGTCGGCGAGGGCCAGGTGGTCGCGCAGACCGCTCCCCAGTGCTTCGACATCTCCCTGTGGCAGCTGGTGTCGGCGCTGCTCGTCGGCGGCCGGACCCTGCTGGTCGCGCAGGACGTGATCCTGGACGTGCCCCGGTTCGTGGACACGGTCGTGGACGGCGGGGTCAATGTGCTCCAGATCGTGCCGTCGTACCTCGAAGCCGTGCTGGCCGAGCTGGAGCAGCGGCCACGCGAACTCCCGGACCTGCACTGTGTGTCGGTCACCGGGGAGGCGGTGAAGCGGGAGCTGGTGCAGCGCTGGTTCGCCGCGCAGCCCGGCATCAAGGTCGCCAACGCCTATGGCCTGACCGAGACTTCGGACGACACCAACCACGAGGTGATGGACCGGGTGCCGGACGGGCCCCGGGTGCCGCTCGGCCGGCCCGTGCGCAACGTACGCGTGTACGTCGTCGACGAGCACCTCGCGCCCGTGCCGCTCGGGGCGCCCGGCGAGATCGTGTTCTCCGGGGTGTGTGTCGGGCGCGGGTACGTCAACGATCCCGAGCGCACGGCGGCGGCCTTCACGCTGGACCCGTACCGGCCCGGTGAGCGTCTCTACCGCAGTGGTGACCACGGGCGCTGGCTGCCCGACGGCAGGCTGGAGTTCCTCGGCCGCCGGGACACCCAGGTGAAGCTGCGCGGGTTCCGGATCGAGATCGGCGAGATCGAGAACGCGCTGCTGCGGGTGCCCGGGGTCCGGGACGGCGCCGTGGTGGTCGTGCGGGGCGCGCGGCTGGCGGCGTTCTGCACCGGCGCCGAACTCGTCGGCGTACAGGAGCGGTTGGCGCAGGCGCTGCCCGCGTACATGGTTCCGGCGGCCGTGCACTGGCGGGAGCGGCTGCCGCTCACCGCCAACGGCAAGACCGACCGCAGGACGCTCACCGCGCTCGCGGAGGAACTCGAATCCGCCGAGGACCGTGCCGTGGAGGGCGTCCGGGGGCCGGAGACCGCCGGTGAGCGGCGGCTGGCCGCCGCCTGGGCGGAGGTGCTCGGCGTCCCGGCGGACCGGATCGGCCGTCTGGACCACTTCTTCGACCGTGGCGGCACCTCGCTGTCCGCGGTCCGGCTCGCGATCGCCCTCAACCGGGCGATCACCCTCAAGGACGTCATCCGCCACCCGGTCCTCGCGGACCTGGCCGAGCTGCTCGACGCACCGGCCGCCACCGCCTGA
- a CDS encoding nitrite/sulfite reductase has product MAATPQNPAAAPRRKVSRHRGEGQWAAGHFTPLNGNEQFKKDDDGLNVRTRIETIYSKRGFDSIDPNDLRGRMRWWGLYTQRKPGIDGGKTAILEPEELDDKYFMLRVRIDGGRLTTAQLRVIGEISQEFARGTADLTDRQNVQYHWIRIEDVPEIWNRLEAVGLSTTEACGDTPRVILGSPVAGIAEDEIIDGTPAIEVIQRRIIGNKDFSNLPRKFKSAISGSPLLDVAHEINDIAFVGVEHPEHGPGFDVWVGGGLSTNPKIGQRLGAWVPLDEVPDVYEGVISIFRDHGYRRLRTRARLKFLLADWGVEKFRQVLEDDYLKRKLTDGPAPAQPVERWRDHVGVHRQKDGRFYVGFAPRVGRVDGTILTKIAELAEAHGSGRLSTTVEQKMIVLDVEESRIDSLVEGLEALDLTVRPSPFRRGTMACTGIEYCKLAIVETKARGASLIDELERRIPEFDEPITININGCPNACARIQVADIGLKGQLVLNDAGEQVEGFQVHLGGALGLEAGFGRKVRGLKVTSDELPDYVERVLKNFQAEREDGERFATWAARASEEALS; this is encoded by the coding sequence ATGGCCGCCACCCCGCAGAACCCTGCCGCCGCGCCCCGCCGCAAGGTGAGCCGTCACCGTGGTGAGGGTCAGTGGGCCGCCGGACACTTCACCCCCCTCAACGGGAACGAGCAGTTCAAGAAGGACGACGACGGTCTCAATGTGCGGACACGCATTGAGACGATCTACTCCAAGCGGGGCTTCGACTCGATCGACCCCAACGATCTGCGCGGCCGGATGCGCTGGTGGGGCCTGTACACCCAGCGCAAGCCCGGGATCGACGGCGGCAAGACCGCGATCCTGGAGCCGGAGGAGCTGGACGACAAGTACTTCATGCTGCGCGTCCGGATCGACGGCGGCCGGCTCACCACCGCCCAGCTGCGGGTCATCGGCGAGATCTCGCAGGAGTTCGCGCGCGGCACGGCCGACCTCACGGACCGGCAGAACGTCCAGTACCACTGGATCCGCATCGAGGACGTCCCCGAGATCTGGAACCGCCTCGAAGCCGTCGGCCTGTCCACCACCGAGGCCTGCGGTGACACACCGCGCGTCATCCTCGGTTCGCCGGTCGCCGGGATCGCCGAGGACGAGATCATCGACGGCACGCCCGCCATCGAGGTGATCCAGCGCCGGATCATCGGCAACAAGGACTTCTCGAACCTGCCCCGCAAGTTCAAGTCGGCGATCTCCGGCTCGCCGCTGCTCGACGTGGCGCACGAGATCAACGACATCGCGTTCGTCGGTGTGGAGCACCCCGAGCACGGCCCCGGTTTCGACGTGTGGGTCGGCGGCGGCCTGTCCACCAACCCGAAGATCGGCCAGCGCCTGGGTGCCTGGGTCCCGCTGGACGAGGTCCCGGACGTCTACGAGGGCGTCATCTCGATCTTCCGCGACCACGGCTACCGGCGGCTGCGCACCCGCGCCCGCCTGAAGTTCCTGCTCGCCGACTGGGGCGTGGAGAAGTTCCGCCAGGTCCTGGAGGACGACTACCTGAAGCGCAAGCTGACCGACGGCCCGGCCCCGGCCCAGCCCGTCGAGCGCTGGCGCGACCACGTCGGTGTGCACCGCCAGAAGGACGGCCGCTTCTACGTCGGTTTCGCCCCGCGTGTGGGCCGCGTGGACGGCACGATCCTCACGAAGATCGCCGAACTGGCCGAGGCCCACGGCTCGGGCCGCCTCAGCACCACCGTCGAGCAGAAGATGATCGTGCTCGATGTCGAGGAGTCACGGATCGACTCGCTCGTCGAGGGCCTGGAGGCGCTCGACCTGACCGTCAGGCCGTCCCCGTTCCGGCGCGGCACGATGGCCTGCACCGGCATCGAGTACTGCAAGCTCGCGATCGTCGAGACGAAGGCGCGCGGCGCCTCCCTGATCGACGAACTGGAGCGCCGTATCCCGGAGTTCGACGAGCCGATCACCATCAACATCAACGGCTGCCCGAACGCCTGCGCCCGTATCCAGGTCGCGGACATCGGCCTCAAGGGCCAGTTGGTCCTGAACGACGCGGGCGAGCAGGTCGAGGGCTTCCAGGTCCACCTGGGCGGCGCCCTCGGTCTGGAGGCCGGTTTCGGCCGCAAGGTCCGTGGTCTGAAGGTGACTTCGGACGAGCTGCCGGACTACGTCGAGCGTGTGCTGAAGAACTTCCAGGCGGAGCGCGAGGACGGCGAGCGGTTCGCCACATGGGCGGCCCGCGCCTCCGAGGAGGCACTGTCGTGA
- the sbnB gene encoding 2,3-diaminopropionate biosynthesis protein SbnB, producing MTTNPVTVPPFSVVSGEQVQQALQGREPDVVGLVEAVYRLHGAGDSVNPPSYFLRFPDRPSSRIIALPASIGGDVRVDGLKWVSSFPENVAAGIPRASAVLILNDHDTGYPFACLESSIISASRTAASAALAADRLSRGRARPTRVGFVGTGLIARYIHTYLAATGWEFDETGVFDLSPDSAAGFRGYLERSDGVGKVTIHHSAEQLVRASDLLVFATVAAKPHIHDVSWFDHHPLVLHVSLRDLAPEILLASANFVDDVEHCLKAETSPHLAEQLTGGREFIDGTLDDVLTGRTRVPVDRTVVFSPFGLGVLDLAVGRFVHDEVARRGELRVVDGFFHELRRHG from the coding sequence ATGACCACGAACCCTGTCACCGTCCCGCCGTTCTCGGTCGTCTCCGGCGAGCAGGTCCAACAGGCCCTCCAGGGCCGGGAGCCGGACGTCGTCGGCCTGGTCGAGGCGGTGTACCGGCTGCACGGGGCCGGGGACTCGGTGAACCCGCCCTCGTACTTCCTGCGGTTCCCGGACCGGCCGTCGTCCCGGATCATCGCGCTGCCCGCGTCGATCGGCGGGGACGTGCGCGTGGACGGGCTGAAGTGGGTCTCCAGCTTCCCGGAGAACGTGGCGGCCGGGATTCCGCGGGCGTCGGCCGTGCTGATCCTCAACGACCACGACACGGGCTATCCGTTCGCCTGCCTGGAGAGCTCCATCATCAGCGCCTCCCGTACGGCCGCCTCGGCCGCGCTGGCCGCCGACCGGCTGAGCCGGGGACGCGCCAGGCCCACGCGGGTCGGCTTCGTCGGCACCGGGCTCATCGCCCGCTACATCCACACCTATCTGGCCGCCACCGGCTGGGAGTTCGACGAGACAGGCGTGTTCGACCTGTCCCCCGACAGCGCGGCCGGCTTCCGGGGCTACCTGGAGCGGTCCGACGGCGTCGGCAAGGTCACCATCCACCACAGCGCCGAACAGCTCGTGCGGGCGAGCGACTTGCTGGTGTTCGCCACCGTGGCGGCGAAGCCGCACATCCACGACGTGTCGTGGTTCGACCACCATCCGCTCGTCCTGCACGTCTCGTTGCGCGACCTCGCGCCCGAGATCCTGCTCGCCTCGGCGAACTTCGTCGACGACGTCGAGCACTGCCTGAAGGCGGAGACCTCCCCGCACCTGGCCGAACAGCTCACCGGCGGCCGGGAGTTCATCGACGGCACGCTGGACGACGTGCTCACCGGGCGCACGAGGGTGCCGGTGGACCGGACGGTGGTGTTCTCGCCCTTCGGCCTCGGAGTGCTCGACCTCGCCGTCGGCAGGTTCGTCCACGACGAGGTGGCCCGCCGAGGCGAACTGCGTGTCGTCGACGGCTTCTTCCACGAACTGCGCCGGCACGGCTGA